The Astatotilapia calliptera chromosome 19, fAstCal1.2, whole genome shotgun sequence DNA segment CTCTATTTCCTTGTTGATTTCAGAATCAACTATTGTGGATACAGTTGTCAGTAATCGTGTACAGTAAGTCTATGGGTGCCATATCTAGCCAAAGGCATTTGGCTGAAAGGATGCCTGCTAGAAAATTAGCAGAAAATGATGTCATGTAGATCTCATGTCACCCAGAATAAATCTACACAGTAACGATTAAGATCTTTTCAATCAAATTCACTTGGTTGGCTCTGTTTTGTTTCCACTGGGTGTTTATGATGCTACTTGAATTCTGCATTTGAATGTGAAGTACAGTAGTTTGCCTATTTTGGAAACCAGTGCTGCTTTAGATAGAGCTTGTGTGCAATAATGCTACCTACACAGAACTTAATGTCGTACTtgcaaaagaaaatgtaatgctGCTTGCGCTGTGTATTTAGTGACCTAACATTATTATGTGCTTAGaaaaatatgtgtgtatgttgcTAATTTGAATAATTTTGTATTTCACCTTTGCTTTAACATTGCACCTtgagttggggttttttttgggtttttttgttgatgttacAGAAAAAAGAATGAGAGCATAAACATGCAGAGCTATTAACTACAACATACTCATAAGTTGCTAGAGATGACCCGTTAGTGGGAGTCAGATTCATGTAGATTTGGTGCTattgtataaagaaaaaaatgtgatcatATCTGGAAATCTGTCACTTGTTTTTAGAAGTTTATTTTAACTGGAAAGTATTTTGCAAAAAGTTACAGAACATTTGGTGcagatgttttcatttcagctttttttattCAGTGCAGCTTCAGAGATTTTAGCAACAGTGCGTGTCAGTTATTATCAGCAATACTGCCTAATAACCGAATGGTTTGCTGCCTGattgtttttctcttattttgtgatgaaaagaaaaatatgactgTAGGTTTTCTGGGGACCTATAAGCTGGCCAAAATGGAATAAAAATCTATGgttccaaaatgttttttgttgtttttattttatttcttttcatattAGATCTTTTACTAACTAATGCAATGGAAGTGATTGCAAAAGACCCCTCTTCACTTTCCATTAAATGTGAGAGAAATATTAATGCAATTGTagatataaaacatttaaatttgtttatttacttttacatttacattacatttcgCAGAGAATCACTAATTAATCTAAaacgcatgtctttggactgaggGAAAAACCTGGACTGAGGGAGAAAGACATAGAGCATAtggaaactccacacagaagggTTCCCGGCTAGTGGCTTCAAACCCAGGATGTTCTTGCTGAGAGGCCAAGGAGTAACCTCCATGTTGTGCTTTGATAAGCTCCATCAAATTAAGTAAATAGGGATCTagcctaaaacaaaaacacaacttacCTTTAAAATACATTATAGTTGTGGTTATAGTCATTGTTGTAGGCAATAGCATTAAGCTACAGTTTGCATTAAAAAAGTACgcatatttatgttttaaaggggtctttaaaaatgttaaaaggtACAAGCAATTTGCTGTCAGATTCATCAGTATTAGCATCAGAGATCAACTGTAGTCGGAGATTTTAGCATAAACCTAAGTGATGCTTAACATAAAGgtttgtttgtatatatttaaactacatttatagatttttttttcattttttgttaaaaCTTTGTTTGGccatcataaaaaaaacattcattgaGTTTCTACTTTAATTGTGCGACGACTATTACAATTCGAGTTTCCAATAAAATAGCAGTTTAATATGTCAAACTGCGGAGGGCAGTGATGGGATGGGACTAAGTTATtactaagaagaagaagaagtctgGAAATGCTCCGGGTAGACCATGCACATGACTCTAGTCGCTTGTAGCGGAGGAGGCTGTCAGAGGCATTTACTTCGCGGCTGGTGCTTTCAGGATTTACCCTATCCTTTTTCACTTGTTCTGTCATCGTCTGCATTTCTCAGCCACCGGATGTTAAAAATGGACCAGAATCCCGATCTTCCGACGACAGGTTTGTGACCTTTGTACGCTGtgtaaaaaaattaatcaataaaataaaactgttggCAGTCACTCAGCTCAATATAGCTGACTTCTCTTGACTTTATTCCCTTACCACTGCGATAATTTTAACCACGAACTTTATGTTCTTTCAACTCAGCATGGCCTAATCGCATTATTCATGTTTCTCCTCCCGTTTTCTCTTCAGAGATGTCAGATAACAACACAGATAACAACACCACAGCTGAATCAACAGATCCTCCTCAGAGGTTCACAAGGAAAGAGATTCTCACCTTAATATCAATGGCGTCTGTCAACTTTGGCTCTATGATTTGCTACTCAATATTGGGCCCATTTTTTCCCACCGAGGTAAGCTCAAGGAAGCCAGCATCATAGGGTACAAATCACATGTTACAGCACAAGAGGTTAAAGGTTCAAGatattaaaagttttaaaacttaGCTTATGAATGCAGCTTTTGACTGAAGAAATAAAACACGTTCTCTCATACATGCAAGTCCTATATCTGCAAACAAATCTTTTCTTGCAGTAGGAAACGTATTTGTGCTCCCATGTAGTTGTACAGTTCACAGATTATGCTATTGTTTACCTTAAGAACTCAGTAATGTCTTCTGAAGGGAATGAATGAGTAGTCATGCGCTACCAACAGACATCCTCCCTGAAGGCCAGTGAAGACTGGCTCTTTTGTAATCAGCCGTTCAACTTAAGGTCTGTCAGGAGCTAGAAATGCAAATGTCTGAAGAGTGGCACAACAAGCTGGCTAGTTAAAAAGACATTTGTCACCTTAACATCATAATGCCTACtttatcatatttgatacatgtgCGGGGGGACATTTGatacatcatcagtgtgatttcttttcttttcctcctcaaaaaatctaaaataaattacacaatacagttttaagcaataaattaaatgcattaaataaataaaaataccagATGTagcaaatgtaataaaaatttaaacatatttaatttgTCAGGAGGTTCAATAAACGCtcgattgtttaaaaaaaagttgaatttcATGTCAGGGTTATTCATATATTTATAGTTTATACGTTATTTTTGAGATTCACTTTTCATTatccttgttgtttttgttgctgttatgTAAATCCCCTAATTTTATCTGTTGTCCTGTTTTGATATTTAGGCAGTGAAGAAAGGAGCCAGTCAGACTGTAGTTGGCCTCATATTTGGGTGTTATGCTGTCTCCAATCTAATTGGTTCATTGGTACTGGGAAAATATGTAAGTATAGTGTTTGATTTCATGCCATATGCATGGCAATTTGGAGCACAGGTGTAACCAGAGAGTCTGTAACAGTGCAGCTGACCCATTCTTTGTGTATCAGATTGTCCAGATTGGTGCAAAGTTCATGCTTATTGCAGGACTTTTTGTATCTTCGTGCTGCACTATTATATTTGGGTAAGTGATCTGTGTTTCGTATTATGATAATATTATGCTAAAAATAATAACTATGACAAAGATGAAgctggaaaaaacattttctcgtTATTATTTCTCACAGATGTTTATTAATGtaacaaacaatattttttgtgCTGAATGAACAGAATGAAAACACATTAGCCACAATGTTTTAGTACAGAGTTGTGTATTTAGTGTTATCCCCATATACATGTTGGGCTGCTGTAAATATTCATCACTGTAACAAGTTTTTATTAATCCACAGGAGAAAATAGATCCAAACTTGTGTAGGCAAATTTTCTAAAAACTACTGTGCCACGCCGCTTAAGAAGGAGTCCAGGAATTCACCGATAATTAAAGTACACAGTTATAATCCAGTATAGCAGCTCTCAAGCAGGCAGATTGTGGACCCAAATCTAAGACTCAGGAAGCAAGGCATAACAAACTAAGACAAACTGTGACAATATAACAAAGTTCAAGGGGAAAGATAATGACATAAGATAGCAAGGGGAGAAGTAACAGGTGGAAAGAGAGATTTAATCACCAATCACCAACAATaatcaccaaaataaaacaaggaaAGAGATATAACTGAATcaggagaaaataaaaacaaatacagaaataagATCGGAGGAACGGAATCAAAAGTGGATTAAGCTAAGAACCGAGGGCATATAATAACAATATAaggaacatcaggaaataaataggacaaaaacaaaaacaaagaaaataacaatgTGACTAGAAAGCTAGAATACAGTAAAAATAGCAAGAATACAGAACCCTAATCCAAATATAgcccaaaatacaaaatgagaaaaaccgtaaagtgaaaaactaaaaactacgaGTTTAAGACCCAGAGACCATGGCACAATCACCTTTGTTTCAGATCACACGCAGTTCCTCTGAGCTTCTTTATTTCATCTGCATTTCCTTTAATCTTGGCTGGCTCTTGTCTTCTTTGCAGATTTCTTGATCGGGCTCCTGCAGGACCTATATTCATCAGTCTGTGCTTTATTGTGAGGTCGCTTGACGCTGTCGGCTTTGGAGCTGCTATGACATCTGCTTTCGCCATGACTGCAAAAATATTCCCAAACAATGTGGCAACTGTTCTGGTGAGGGTGGACAAACTTGTCAGACTGGCATGCTGTTTAGACATTAGAATCACGAGAAAACAGAACGACCGTTATAGGTTTAAGTTGTTATGTATCTCCAGAAAACAACTGGCTCTTGGCTATGATGTAAGAAATTCCCACAGCATAGTAATCTGGGTCACTACTGTTTTAGGGTAGTTTGGAGATTTTCACAGGACTCGGCCTTATCCTGGGACCACCACTGGGAGGGTGGCTCTACCAGTCTTTTGGTTACGAAGTCCCTTTTTTAAGTCTTGGATGCTTGCTGTTGATTATGGTTCCTTTCAACATTTACGTCCTGCCGTCCATTGGTATGTAAAACATAAGATTTGGGTGTATTATTTGTCCATTTGAAAATtgccattttgtgttttttcatttttctcacaTTATAACTGAGCCGTATTTTGTGCTTCCCTCCTCTCAGAGGCAGTCCCATCGAAGGATTCATTCTTTCGACTACTCACCCACGTGAAAACAATCCTGGTTTGCTACGTGGTATTCACTCTGAGTGCAGGTCTGGGCTTTTTGGATGCCACTTTGTCACTGTTTGCTATTAACAGGGTAATGATATCCTTTATAATCAAATTAGCTTACGTTTGGTAGAATTTTATGTGGATTGCATGAACAACTTTTTTTCCTATCCATCATCCTTAGTTCGGTCTCTCAAATGGCTACGTGGGACTAATAATGCTTGGTTTATCTTTACCATATTGTCTGGCATCACCGCTGATTGGGTATTTCACAGATAAATATCCTGTATGTATCCAAGCAatcaaaatgataaaatataaatgaatatgttgattttgaaattaaatttgatCTTGTGCACCAGGCCACTAGGATGGCGGTCTTGGTGACAGGTGGAATCGCTGCTACAATTGGCTTCTGTCTTCTTGGTCCCGCCCCTTTTCTTCACATCCAGAGGTTAGTGTGGGATTCAGGTAAAACTAACActtctgtatttaaaaatgatggACATTTTAAGAAAGATGTGTATCCCATTCTGAGCCAAGAGTCATATCAGAGGAGAGATTGGAGTAGATTTTCCCAATCTCATTTTTACAGTAATGTAAACAGTCGCACCTGCCAGGAAACAGTCCCACtctgaataaaaatgtgatcTTACCATTTGAAGGTGTTTTAAACCTGCACTCTTTGTAATGGCCAGCAATAATATGTGGTTAAATATCCTCAACCAGACACTTCTGGTTGCCATCAACATGCTTCTGGGATCATTTTAGTTGCATTCTTGACCAGTTTATAGCGTTGAACTGGTTGGTTTCCTGGTATGGATCTGGCTTTCAGTTGTAGTCAACAAATGTTCAATAGGGTTGAGCTTAGGGCTTTAAAAAAGCTTAATGTTAGCTTCTTTATCTATTCCAAAACCAGTTTagcatcattgtcctgctggaacaCACAATTGTGTCCAAGTTTCAACGATACAGCTGTTGATTTGAATTAATGAATGAATTTGGAGGCACACTTATTAAAATAGCATATGTACATAATTGGCTCTGTGTAAATGAggaaaaaacctaaataaatccAAACGTGTACACccaatttatattttttcaaagtcataaatatatatctatactatatatatctatagatataaaTATCTATACTGTACCATCATTCTGCCCTGGAAAAAGATAGTTAAAAGCCCTAAATtgccatgacattcatgccctTCAGTGTGGTTAAACGTCAAATCCCAATGTAAATCTTTACTTTGCAGTCATATGTTCATAAGACTTCATAGTATCTTAcaccatttcttctttttttcttcttcttttggctgcttctTTTAGGGTTCACCACAGCAAATCGTCTGCTTCCATTTCAGCCTATCCGTAACatcttcctctgtcacaccagtcCTCCTGCAGTACACCCATGAACCTCTTCAGTGGttttcttcctttcctcctgcctggcagctttatttttaacatcctttgtccagtttATCCACTATTCCTTTCACtatttctgtcacaaatcacccctgaaactcatctccacccactccctCCTGACTGCATTCTTTTCTTCgcctctcttgtgcactgtgTTCCTTTCGATGATTAAGCCCAGATATTTAAACTTTATACCACTACTAGGGAGGTATTCAGTGGGACATATTGACAGCTTATACACTATTTCATCTCTTTGCCTTAAAAAGTCTAACTTCTGTatctttttctgtatttctgttttgatttaGTCACCTGTGGTTGCTGGTCGTCATGCTTGGTCTAATTGGGTTTTCTCTGGGTATGAGTGCAATCCCCACGTTCCCTGAGATCATCACATGTGCATAGTGAGTTGCTTCACATAATGCTCAACATTCATGAGCTGTatattgttttggggtttttcttcttttcataaATACGGATGGATGAAACAAATGTTCTGcaaattttgtttttcctcatagTGAAATAGGATTTGAAGAGGGGCTAAGTACACTTGGAATGGTGTCTGGGTTATTTGGTGCAGTGTGGTGCACTGGGTGAGTCCCTAATATATTTGTTTCccggcatttttctttttagcgcCTTGATGTTGGTTCTAATTTTGTGCTCGTTTTTAAGGATGTTTTATGGCCCCATTGTGGGAGGAATTATTGT contains these protein-coding regions:
- the LOC113012577 gene encoding MFS-type transporter SLC18B1-like isoform X2, whose product is MHMTLVACSGGGCQRHLLRGWCFQDLPYPFSLVLSSSAFLSHRMLKMDQNPDLPTTEMSDNNTDNNTTAESTDPPQRFTRKEILTLISMASVNFGSMICYSILGPFFPTEAVKKGASQTVVGLIFGCYAVSNLIGSLVLGKYIVQIGAKFMLIAGLFVSSCCTIIFGFLDRAPAGPIFISLCFIVRSLDAVGFGAAMTSAFAMTAKIFPNNVATVLGSLEIFTGLGLILGPPLGGWLYQSFGYEVPFLSLGCLLLIMVPFNIYVLPSIEAVPSKDSFFRLLTHVKTILVCYVVFTLSAGLGFLDATLSLFAINRFGLSNGYVGLIMLGLSLPYCLASPLIGYFTDKYPATRMAVLVTGGIAATIGFCLLGPAPFLHIQSHLWLLVVMLGLIGFSLGMSAIPTFPEIITCA
- the LOC113012577 gene encoding MFS-type transporter SLC18B1-like isoform X1, yielding MHMTLVACSGGGCQRHLLRGWCFQDLPYPFSLVLSSSAFLSHRMLKMDQNPDLPTTEMSDNNTDNNTTAESTDPPQRFTRKEILTLISMASVNFGSMICYSILGPFFPTEAVKKGASQTVVGLIFGCYAVSNLIGSLVLGKYIVQIGAKFMLIAGLFVSSCCTIIFGFLDRAPAGPIFISLCFIVRSLDAVGFGAAMTSAFAMTAKIFPNNVATVLGSLEIFTGLGLILGPPLGGWLYQSFGYEVPFLSLGCLLLIMVPFNIYVLPSIEAVPSKDSFFRLLTHVKTILVCYVVFTLSAGLGFLDATLSLFAINRFGLSNGYVGLIMLGLSLPYCLASPLIGYFTDKYPATRMAVLVTGGIAATIGFCLLGPAPFLHIQSHLWLLVVMLGLIGFSLGMSAIPTFPEIITCAYEIGFEEGLSTLGMVSGLFGAVWCTGMFYGPIVGGIIVQHLSFEWAATVQGALAFLGAFLIFMYSVCQRTKRQRVQENSQQADERTPLL